A stretch of DNA from Tachysurus vachellii isolate PV-2020 chromosome 4, HZAU_Pvac_v1, whole genome shotgun sequence:
ATGGGGACACCATGCTCTagaacacttcctgtttcttcaTTGTGCCACTTGACTGAAAACGCCCTAATACAACTTTGAAGAAAGTTTCAGTTTCAGCAGAAAACTGTGACTGAGTAAGACCATGGGCCAATAGGTGTCCTCCCTTGATTCATTAGGATTATAGATCCTGGTCTGGGCCAAAGAAAATGTCTttcctacatactgtatgttggtgCTATTGCTAACAGCTTGAAGCACTGTGTCTTCACTGGACATCTCCACTAGATAGCAGTGTTGTTCCATCTAAGAGCAATGAGACCTACACCACCCCTACAAGGGACCCTTTTTATTCAGGCTGACTCTTTCACTGTGAGTACAGTATGTAGGCACAGAGTACATCCTGAGAAATTCCTGGGCACATTGAGCACACTGGGAATACAATACTGTATTTGCATTTAAGCAGGATATTTAATCAACTGCACAAGCAAAGTGTTTTTGAAGTTGTAGGAGGTGAATTTAGTTGATATTCAAAATGGTTCACATTGTAACatgtaaataatgaaagagaacAAACGTTCATGGTTTTATAAGGAtcaatacaaaaacaacaaaaggtttaataacagaaaagagCTTTTTACTTTCAGTTTTACTTACAAATATTTGAAACTTGTCatttcttaaaataattatacaagaattaaatattttttacaaatatgcGGAAAGTACTGGCTTAAGTTTAAGCTATTAATTTTTTATGTCTTACCTTATTTCTGAGAGTGTAGTTCATCTCTGTCTTGCGATGTTTAACAAAGCACTTTGCAAGCAACAAAGTTTCATGTAATATCCCACAAAATTTTGTCAGCCTTGTTCTGAGACTTGttctatattttctttttttagaccAATGTTTTTATCCTCTGTTGACTTCCACTTGTTCCTTCCAAAGTTTTCCCTCAAAGAATTCAGTGTGTTTTGAATTTTAATGCAACTTTGCTAACTGTGCTTGTCTGTCAAGTGTTGTTTGGGTCTTGGTTTAGTCAGTgtttcagggtatgcaaacttttctGGGTACACTACCAAACACACGTCCCTGCCAAGTATTTGCCTGTAGATAGATACATACAACCCTCAATAAGCTACATACAAGCATCATAGTGCAATCTGTGTGCCATGCTTTCCCATAAATCTCTCTGAactttaatgcaaaaaaaaaagtaccaaTTTCAGGGTCTAATTCAGACATTGCAAACTTTCTAATAGTTGTAAAAGTGCAAAAGTAAAAGTActactgaaaaaatatatatatatattcaagaCAGGGGgtactccaggaccagggaTGGGAATCTGTGCTCTGAGGCATAATTTCTTTTGCAACATTATTAGTACCACTTCTGCCTTCTGGTCCATTGACTGGACTCGCGATAGTgatattttacagtttatatcTGCAAGAGTTCCGAAAGATGATCAGACATGCAAAAATACTTGCAAAGCTCCTTCTAGCAAGGTGgactgtaactaagacctgatTGACATCTTTCTTTTTGTACTACAAATAATGTAGTAGTAAACAGTGCAGCCAGAAACACAAGACTCAAAGTATTTCAAAACTGAAAAGCTTTAAAGCACTAAATATAAGTAGTCCATAGTTTTAGTAATGCTGTAGAACTGCTAAGGTCAGTTGTTATTCATAGCCCTGGTATTGGTGTACTCCCTGTCCTACACATTTTAGGGTTTTTGATATATCCTCTTTATATATtgacagcaaatcatctgtttccacctaactctctCTTCAGCATCCTCTTCACTCGCACcaattactttactttactttattatatTCTGAACTTGTATATTCTGAAATCTGaacttgtccccaaaacagccaaccagAGCTATCCCACAGATGTTCTCATTCCTAATattgtccatcctcgtcactcctaaagagaacgcCAACATCATCTCTTTACTCACTGTTACAGTCTCTAACCCCTACAAAACAGCTGgactcactactgtcttgtacacctttcctttgaatatatatatatatatatatatatatatatatatatatatatatatatatatatatatatatataaaattcattgATGCTCACCATCTGTGACTGTGACTATGATGAATCTCGTTTTTATTCTATTGTAATATACTTTTATTGACATATGGTTTTGTTGATCATCTTCATTCTTTATGTAACAtattttgtaatttaatttGTCTGTAATTATTATGCATACatcaatatgcaaattagacaAATACATCCTCTAGTGATTTTTGGAGCATGCTTTATTTACTTTCCTCTGAAAAGATTTGCCAACAAAAAAAGCAGCttgatttttataaacatataagtCCAAAATAATCagatgtgtttagtgattcATAATGAattaagcaaagaaaaacaacactacacaacacaacaacagcaaacacaacaacagcaaGCATGCtgatatatgaaaataatgcaTTCCTTATGTAtgcattattttcatataatagCACGGTTTGGACTATATTATTCCACTTATATCACAGCGATTTACTAACAATTATAACGTTTGATTTATTAATGTGCAAACTTGTgcacattttaatgatttatagtttatatagattTAATGTTGCAGGACATCTGACATAGTAAAATAATAGTTGCGATGAACTAGCATAatctacctttctctctctctctctctctctctctctctctctccctctctctctctgtctctctttgtctctttcttaaaaaaaaatgcagcttttttattttactttattttactgtCCAAAACATTTTCCTGTGCTGATGAATGCAAAGTACGACAATAGTTTCAAAATGCTTATAACTGAGCCCCATTCCATAGAGGTGAAATTAATTCGGTGTTACTCTAGAAACAATAATGTCTTAGAACATCTGCATTAATGTTAACTTAATGGTTATGCTAGAGCCATAACTACCtgtgctgtaaataaaataaaaaaaattgtatgaaATACCAATttgtatgaaataataataatctactaCTCACTAACATAAAAATTGTTAGTGAGGGATAATTTTATGTACACATTAGGTGAATCACAGTATCAAGCTGACATAATTTCCAATGAGAGTTGCCAACTTCCAGCAACATAAGCAACAGCAACCATTGGCAAAGGGACATGTTAAGAAAAGTTCAACAAACTTTTCTTAAAAAGAgtgacttgaaaaaaaaagagtgactTGCTGCAACACATGGCATTATGAAGAAATACAGTGGACACACATGGTCTGTACCAAAGTGCACACACTGCTCTCATCTTTCCCTCATCTGCATGTATCCATATGCATATAAACACTGGtgaattttatgtaaaaatactCTCCCtccacattgttttattttagcaacaataaaaactgatttgttgtAAAGTGTAATACCAGGTGTGCCACCAACTTTTAATGGTTAGTACTGTTAACACTAACAGTGTTAAAGTATTATTGCCAACTTAATGATATTGTCTCGTGACTTTTCAGACCACTTTATTCATCAAAAAAAGGTACCTTCCTTACATTCGTTTTCCTGAAAACAGAACATCCTTCTTTAGGTTTGTTACCTAGACTGAGAATAGACATTATGTTGCTTCTAACTTTCTCTGTGAGtgatcattttacatttaaatataggCACTAACAGCACAGTCATTgtctttaatttatatttaaggtGATTTTATCTGACAACACTGTAGttacaaaatgaatattttaaataggaaATAGCTCAGAAGTGACACCTGGTTGACTTGAAGTCTTAATTGCCTCTCTTCAGTCACTATTTCATACTCCGTTATCTGGCAACATAAACAGGAATCTATGTAAACGATAAAACTAATGCATTTGTATGAAAATACAGTACGTGAGCACAGAGAATAGATGCAAACGTGTAAAAGGTTTACACTAAGCAGAACGCAAATATGACGCCATGGCGCCCTGAGAATGCTAATTAGCGCATGGCGTCATCCGGTGGCATTTAGCGACTTTTCGAGCGACTCTCCGTTGAAAAGTGCTTACCAGGAGTGAACACGAAATATTTGGCAACCGAGTTTCTCTCACACTGCGGAACTCCCAACACGGGTGGATTAGAAATCAGTAGAAAATAAGACGTTAAATAAATTCAGCGTAACGTAAATTCAAACACTTCTCGGCTTACTAAgcggttttacacacacattaatctaAAGAAAAGTGTAAAGAGTGGAGAATTCAGTCGTTTAGGTGCAGGTTTAAAATGGTTTGAACACCttcagttagctagctagcataaaGTTAAATTCAAATGTTGGTCATTAGATAGGTAACGTTAGCTATTATATCAAGTCATGACGGAAACAAGAGAGCAGGTACAACTAAGGAACAACCCTCGCAGGTAATacttattaatgtttaatggtGTAATCACGGTATAATTTAACTTGTCAACTAAGTCAGTCTAATGTAAAAGTGTTGACTTGCTAGCCAGCTAAGTACTATTAGCTTACCATGAGCTTAATGTATAGCCATAGCCACATATACACGTATGCTATCCTGCTGTTTTAGCCATGGcgatatatttacagtatattttctttaataggttaaatgaatgttttttttagaatttaattgTGAGTTGGTGTAATTCACAGAAGATGTCTGTTTTGCAATTTGAGGGGGGAAAATAAAGAAGGAACCTTTAGCCTTAACATGCTAAATCCGCGGCTAGTTAACTAGACAAGATTTTCACCTATTAGCGTTTTACTCACTAATAATTAGaaagttacacacaaacatgtattaATAACGGTGCTATcactttttacacaacacagaTAAGTTCTTGATTTTGATTGGTGCTTATTGAATTTCTCTGACAGCAGTTctaatcacaggtttatattaacgcgCACCTTCTAATTCTTATCGTTATAACATTAAACCTAATAATAAAAGTCTTGAAATTACGTGTTATATAACAGggaaaataatgataattaaaatgatgaagCTTTTTGTAAGAGGAAGTTTATTCAACATGTATGGGAGAAGTCTTCAGTGtgagcactttgtaacagtcggAGCTAAAGCTGTTGTTTTAAAGGCGacatcacacacattctgttGTCATTTGGAGTGTCAGTTGTGTACATTATCATGCCTGTGTGATGCAGTACCAATGTAAAACGTGACGCCAGTATAGAATCATGTCGCACTGTGTCAAGTGACTAAACAATTTGGCCACTCCtgttatacagtatctcacaagTTAGTAAACCCctcatatttttgtaaatattttgttatatctTTACATGTGACAAccctgaagaaatgacactttgctacagtgtaaagtagtgagtgtacagcttgtataacagtgtaaatttgctgtcccctcaaaataactcaacacacagcagcCATTAgtgtctggagacatgcttggccagtccatcacctttaccctcagcttctttagcaagtcTCTGAAaggaggggatcatgctctgcttcagtatgtcacagtacatgttggcattcatggtttcctcaatgaactgtagctccccagtgccggcagcactcatgAAGCCCCAGACTATGACACTCCCACCAACATGcctgactgtaggcaagacacacttgtctttgtacttcTCACCTGGTTGCTGCTACACaggcttgacaccatctgaaccaaataagtttatcttggtctcatcagaccacaggacatggttccactaatccatgtccttagtctgcttgtcttcagcaaactgtttgcaggcttacttgtgcatcatctttagaagaggcttgcTTCTGGGATGACAGCCATGTAGACCAATTTGTTGCAGTGTGCGgtgtatggtctgagcactgacaggctgacacCCCCTACCCCTTCAAGCTCTgtagcaatgctggcagcattcatatgtctatttcccaaacacaacctctggatatgacacTGACCACGTacactcaacttctttggtcgaccatggcgaggcctgttctgagtggaacctttCCTGTTAAACCACTGTTTGGTCTTGGCCACTGTGCTGCAGCTGTTTTAGGGTCTTGGCAATATCCTTAtagccatctttatgtagaggaACGATTCTAATTTCAGATCCTcggagagttctttgccatgaggtgccatgttgaacttccagtgtcCAGTTTgggagagtgagagcgataacaccaaatttaacacctgctccccattcacacctgagaccttgtaacactaatgagtcacatgacaccagggagagaaaatggctaattgggtttactttagacattttcacttttgtgtgtgttcacttttttggccagtggtttagacattaatagctatgtgttgagttattttgaggggacagcaaatttacaccaTTGTACAAGCTGTACACGCACTAGTTTACATTGTAAAGTGACATttattcagtgttgtcacatgaaaagatataataaaatatttagaaaaatgtgAGGAGTGtattcacttctgtgagatactatATACTATTCTAGATGGTCATTAAGATTTCCTATTATAGATACTGTTTTGCATGCCAATTTTCTTGATTTTCTAtctaaatattttgtgtgttgaGGATTTTTGatttaaagatgccaatcacACCTCGTGAGTCTGTTTAATACTGCTGTACATTTAAAGTGCTAAACATTAGAGCCCAACTTGAAaatgagatggagagagatttTTGAGATATGCCATTAGGAGAACCCTTCTTTCAATCCTTCTGATTTACATAAAGCATGCATGAGAGTATGTGAACAATGCCACTCACATACTATCTGCATGTGCACTGTATGCTTGGAGAAAGTTTACTTGCACCTTAACGTTTCCACTGATGGAAACTCTAGTGACTTGTGTTCTTCTTGATATTATTGCAAGCAGTTTCTCAGAAACTGAGGatacaactgtttatagctaccACAGGGTTGGACAAAACACTAGCCAAACTTTCATGAAACAGAATTTCACATTTAGTCCAAACTAAACATTAATGCATATTTCAAAATACTATGCTTTATAGTATATaggaacacagacaaacaagcaGTGAGCGACATTGAATAGTTGTGAATTCTGGTTAGTCATAAAGCAAACAATTCATTGCTTTTATTACttctaaaatatctttaaaaatagAGTTTAAGCTGAAGAAGGTAGAAGTGTTAAGGCAGTACAAAGAGTAACTCAAGCGAACCTTCTCAGTCATCTTGTATAGCCGCAGCTGTGATGTGAGCTGGAGAGCTGAACTGAGGTCAAGACAGTCGTGAACGTCATCAAGCTTTTGGTACTAGCTACAAACACTTCAGTGATCTCAGCTACTACTTTCCAGActtaatttttctttataatgtCTTATACAATTTAATTAGCAGAATATACTGAATGTTCTGTTTAACCCATCTTGCTTGTGTTGCTGACGTCGcattaaaagcacaaaaataaacagatttatctCTGTGATAAAATGAGAGCCTGTCAGAAAATACTTAAGTGTACTGTCTCTAGCTTTCTTCAAGGAGCTTTGCAACTATTGATACATGTTTGATGAATTTTGCTATTATAAGTGAATGAACCTGAAGTAGAGGAATCATTGTGGTTATAATGCAGAAGTGTTTGTGCAAGTAGCCTATGGCAGGTAGGAACTAAATTCTTGGAGGGGGAATGAAAAAATCATTGTAGCATACAATTGGTCAGACTTATGATTCACTTATCTCATTTGACTGCATCCTATGTGACCACACATGACATTTTCACAATTTCATGTATTAGAAGTGTAGGGTTATGCATTATAATATCATAATTGCAGTATCGTATGCAATCACAAAACCTCACCTGGTTAGGTGATTCTGtagtaacataaaaaaaaaaaaatctgcattttcagtattttgtttACATCCAAGTTGTCTAACAGCAGAATATTTCACTGTTTTCTGCTGTTCTTGACACCATGTTCGGTACTGAATGTCTTTGTGATGTGACACTCCACAGGCAATAAGTTATAGAAAAACTGCAAATACTTACAGCCAtatgtctttttatattttagttttaattgtTACTATTCAATTGTggcagatgtgttttttttttttgtttgtttgtttgttttttttgtgtgtgtgtgtggggggggttgttttttttttttttttttactacaaatGAATGTTTTGTGGAGTGTTGTGACTAATTTACCCAACAGGGGTCTCGCACTCCTCTTCTTTCCCATTGCCCTGCCCCAGTAGCTAATGCGATGGCTCATGATGCTCTACAAACAGAAatccaacagtgtcctgactaatctTATCACAGACTTGCAGCAATAATATAATTCTTTTGTTTATACAGATTGGAAATGTGTATAGTGGATTTCAATTTTGCTGTACTGGGAGAGAGGGTAAATATTCATACTAGAAATTGATTTGTCCCCAGTTGACTAGGAGTTGGTATTGTTATAGTTAGCAGAACATGATTTGaatttgtgtagtgtgttacatATGGAGGACGCTGATGTTACAGGACCATTTTGATTGAAGCTTTCCATGCCCtagggagaaaaaaacagaagagcCTCTTTTCATATTTATTGCCACTGAATATGGGCTATTcaaacaggttaaaaaaaagctaGCTTTTTGCAGTTAGAGAATGAGTTGTATTCATGCATGATATGGCTTTTAATTTGTTGAATTTCACATTATGTCTTTAGGCAACTGAAGAAACTTAGTGAGGACAGCCTGACCAAGCAGCCTGAGGAAGTGTTTGATATTTTGGAGAAACTTGGAGAGGGGTAGGTAAAAATTTTCAATTTTACAGTTTTAGAAAATTTCCTGTATTAAATGATGCATCATAGTATTCAGCATGAATGCCAAAGTGACACTTTAAAGCCGCTGCCCATTCAGAAGTGTCTTTATGAAGAATTAAAGGAGTTTCCAAGAAAACTGAAGAAATAACAGTTCCATTGTGCGCTGTATGGCCAAAATTATGTGGGCACCTGACCATGATATAATACTATTTGACATAAGTTTATTGTATATCACAAGTGCTTAAGAGCAGCCGGCACAACGACATGCACGAAAATGAATGTGCAGATCACAACACCTTGCACTTACTGGAATGGTTGACATGCCCATTCTCATGTTCTGTACTAAAGGTAAATTTTAAATGCCGTTGCATCTAAACATAAAAGTTTCAAGATTTAATGAAAGCTtaatatttagtatatttttcataaatataCATGAGTTCAGTgagtatcaaaaaaaaaaaaattcatgccCATACAGCTTATGGAAAATTGTCAGTCTTTCCCTAACATGtccatttgtttgtctaatatAGAAAGAATAATCAAATTTTATGACTAAACCAGCTATGATGAGGAAAATTCTAAACTATTTGTTTTGCACAGTGAAATAAGGAAATCTGAAACGCTTGAATGTTTAGACATaatgaaatgagaaaaacaagACTTGCTCTGGTTGGCAGGCATTTTTCTCTTGTACAGTCAGTGACAGAAGGTGGTCATTAATGtgatttaaacctttttttttttaggtcttATGGCAGCGTATTCAAGGCACATTATAAAGAGACTGGGGAGATTGTGGCAATTAAACAGGTTCCTGTGGAGTCAGATCTACAAGAAATCATTAAAGAGATCTCTATTATGCAGCAGTGCAACAGGTTTGCTCACATTGACTCATACATCCCTTTTTTACTGATATATCTGTCCTTCAGATCTCTGATTTACCCACTTATGCTTTGTGGTGTTATGTTAATGTCTGAACAACTTCCATAATTTTTTTTGCCTGGAACAATAGTACTCTGATTCAAACTGCAGCAAATGTGCCCAGTCTGAAAGCTACctgttgttatatttattattttctacatGAGGATTTAGATTCATTGCATTTATTAGGTATTCTTTTTTTCAAGATTGGATGTTGATAGTTTTATTGTTGTCTTTTGCACCAGTCCACATGTGGTGAGATATTATGGCAGTTACTTTAAGAACAGTGATCTATGGATTGTAATGGAGTACTGTGGAGCTGGCTCTGTGTCTGACATTATCAGAATACGCAACAAAACAGTAAGTGAAAGCTCTCCTTTAAAGTCTTGTGGCGCTAAaattgttggaaaaaaaaatataataggcAAAATATATTCTTGAAAAATTTATGGacgacacaaaaaaaaagacagagattCAGATAGCTTATTATATCAGATAGCTTGTTATATAGCTTATTATAAGTATCCCTTATTAGTTGTTCATTTCTGACAGTTTGTGCATTTTTATGCCTGGTGAAAAAACAGTGTAGTAAAGCAGCGTCCATGAAATCTGTCataattttctgtgtttttgtgtgtgacagTTAACAGAAGATGAAATAGCTGCCATTATGCAGTCCACTCTTAAAGGACTGGAATACTTGCACTTCATGAGGAAGATCCACAGGGACATCAAAGCTGGAAACATCCTTCTGAACTCTGAGGGACAGGCCAAACTTGCCGACTTTGGTGTTGCGGGACAGCTAACTGTGAGGGCAAACAGTGTTTAGTTCACATACAGAGtacaaacattatataaatcagttaaatttttttaatttatattaaaattcttGTACCAGTGTGTAAAGCGTTACAATGCAAGATTTAGCTAGAAATAGATACTGTACATGGAGTAATAgaacatttgtttgattgttagAAAATTCTCTAATTTTGTTTACCTGCTGCATTTtgcctctgttttctctctaagGACACAATGGCGAAACGCAACACAGTAATTGGAACGCCGTTTTGGATGGCTCCAGAGGTCATTCAGGAAATTGGCTATAACTGTGTAGCAGATATCTGGTCTCTTGGCATCACAGCCATAGAGATGGCTGAAGGGAAGCCACCATATGCAGACATACACCCTATGAGGGTAAAACTTGTAAAGCTATAATATGATTTAATAAGTTTAAAGTATGTATTAATCAGAACATTTGGTTGTAATATTGTCCGTATTTTTTAGATGTTATGATACAGTTTCATCACATAGAAATTTTTAGGATTTCCAcaatttttaagattttactgaAAAAAGAACAGTTTTATAGAAATCAGATACAATTCACAGGCTCACGtttaaatgtgttatttgtgtatgttttcaATTCAGTTATGATGATTCTTtagttatttttgtatatatgatGTGTACAAATATGGCTATTATTTTACTATATGTGGGTGTATATATAATCGTTCACTATATAACTGACATTGTAAGACTTCCAAAGATTCTGTCTAATGATCATTTGAAATGCTGAATTTATTCTAAATGCTGGTGTATCTGTGGGTTGTTGTTTGAACAGGCAATATTCATGATTCCAACAAATCCACCACCAACATTTCGGATCCCTGACCAGTGGTCAGAACCTTTCAGGGATTTTGTGGCACAATGCCTGATAAAGAATCCTGAGAGCAGAGCAACAGCCACACAGCTATTACAAGTATGTTGgttttcttctctctgtcaTTACCTGTCTCCTTTAAACACAGCGTTTGTTTTAATTGTCAGTTAACAACTgaaattaacatttatatttacaaaatgatTTCTGCCTGTGATTATCAAAGCAGCATTTAGCATctatgttttaattattttacaac
This window harbors:
- the LOC132844689 gene encoding serine/threonine-protein kinase 4-like isoform X2, producing the protein MTETREQVQLRNNPRRQLKKLSEDSLTKQPEEVFDILEKLGEGSYGSVFKAHYKETGEIVAIKQVPVESDLQEIIKEISIMQQCNSPHVVRYYGSYFKNSDLWIVMEYCGAGSVSDIIRIRNKTLTEDEIAAIMQSTLKGLEYLHFMRKIHRDIKAGNILLNSEGQAKLADFGVAGQLTDTMAKRNTVIGTPFWMAPEVIQEIGYNCVADIWSLGITAIEMAEGKPPYADIHPMRAIFMIPTNPPPTFRIPDQWSEPFRDFVAQCLIKNPESRATATQLLQHPFIKNVKSNSVLRALITEAMELKLKKQETEQREQDTEDEENSDEDEVDQGTMVRASTSDLGTVRAVGSLGSSLGTMIEHNDSTLESQLGTMVINSEDEEEDAGTMKHTSPSAK
- the LOC132844689 gene encoding serine/threonine-protein kinase 4-like isoform X1 is translated as MTETREQVQLRNNPRRQLKKLSEDSLTKQPEEVFDILEKLGEGSYGSVFKAHYKETGEIVAIKQVPVESDLQEIIKEISIMQQCNSPHVVRYYGSYFKNSDLWIVMEYCGAGSVSDIIRIRNKTLTEDEIAAIMQSTLKGLEYLHFMRKIHRDIKAGNILLNSEGQAKLADFGVAGQLTDTMAKRNTVIGTPFWMAPEVIQEIGYNCVADIWSLGITAIEMAEGKPPYADIHPMRAIFMIPTNPPPTFRIPDQWSEPFRDFVAQCLIKNPESRATATQLLQHPFIKNVKSNSVLRALITEAMELKLKKQETEQREQDTEDEENSDEDEVDQGTMVRASTSDLGTVRAVGSLGSSLGTMIEHNDSTLESQLGTMVINSEDEEEDAGTMKHHQETMQPANAVKPSFLQYFEQKEKEDNKNSDNDSHKLPTEWDMEVIRSLSVEELRRRLASLDPQMEQEIEEIHQRYQAKRQPILDAIEAKKRHQQNF